The following is a genomic window from Desulfurella amilsii.
GATTGCCTTGTTATTGATATTATTTTGAGCTTGGGATCCACAAGGCTTTTATTATTCGATCCCAAGCTCTTTACTTTTTTTAGTATCCAATCCCTCTCTATTGTAGCTTTACCCAAAGCTTTTTGAAGATCCTCTATTATTCGAGCGTCTTCGTTGATTTTTTCTCTGAACTTTTTTACAGGGACAGCTTCTTCAAAAACTAAGTGGGCGTTTTCTAAAAATCGCTTTTTCCACTGCTGTATGCTTTTTGGCAAAACATTGTATTTGGAAGCTAACTCATTTATAGTAATATCATTTTCCAGAAGCTCTAACACTATTTTTGTTTTAAACTCATTTGAATAGTTCCTTTTTTTGGTACTCATTTAATACCCCCTAAAAGATTCTAAAATTTTAAAACTCCAAGAAATACATTTTAAACCATTAACGCAAATTTTGAAAGGAATAAAAATTTCAAAATTTGCGTCTTGATTTAGGGGTACATTATACTCATTTAGTAGAGAAATGGAAAAGAGAAATAGAAACAACGATAAAAGGGGCAAAGGTGTTGAACTTAAATTCAATGTCAATATCCGAAATTTTGGCATTAAGAGGAACAAAACCAAGCCTTGATGAGCCAGAGTTTTGGATAATCGGCAAGGAGCAGGCAAAATTGCATTATGCATTGAAAGATTTGCCTGTAAAAGAAAAGAGGAACACTGAAGCTAAAACAGTTAATGAAAATGGTGAAGTTGTTTATGACTATATTCCATATCATTATATATTGTGTCCTGATTGCGGTAATAAAATTGATATATCTAAAAAAAGCATGCCATACAAGTGTCCAAAATGTAACAGTGTTTTGCAGTCAGCTGATAATACAGGCGTTAGACGATATGCAAAATCACTTTTATTAAAGAAATACTTTAAATTTGACCTTTGCATAGCTGACGAAGTCCACGAGCTTAAAGGCGGTGAAACAGCGCAAGGGCAAGCGTTGGCTAACCTGACAAGTGCGTCTAAAAAAGTATTAGCTTTGACAGGAACACTTATGGGAGGTTATGCAAATAATTTATTTTATCTAATGTGGCGTGTTGCACCGCAGATAATGGTAAAATTAGGTTTAAATTACGATAAGCCTCAGGAGTTTATAGAACGCTTTGGGGTTTATGAAAACATTACTGTTGATTACAAAAGAAACAAAGAGTCAATAGGCAATAAAAGAGGGGTAAGAAAGGCAATCTAACTGTTAAATATTTTATCATATTTTATATAAAAAACCACTTGACAAATACATATTTTGGTGTATAATATAAGTATGTATAAGATTGGTCAGTTTTCAAAGCTTACAGGTATATCAATACCGACTTTAAGAGCATGGGATAAAAAAGAAATATTGAAACCAGAGTTCAAAACACAACATGGAGAAAGAAGATACAGTGATGCTCAACTACAGAGTATACTGCAGAAGAAACCAGATACATTACGTATTAATATAGGTTATGCAAGAGTAAGTTCAAAAAAGCAAGAAGATGACTTAAAAAGACAGATTGATCTATTAGAGCTGTTTTTAGCAAAACAAGGTAAACCATTTAAAATAATCTCTGATATAGGCAGCGGTATAAATTACTCAAAAGCAGGGCTAAAGGAATTAATAAAGTTAATATCATTAAACCAAATAGATAAAATTTATGTGCTATATAAAGACAGACTTGTTAGATTTGGCTTTGAACTTATAGAAGAATTTGCAAAACTTCACAGCACAAATATTGAAATA
Proteins encoded in this region:
- a CDS encoding IS607 family transposase, whose amino-acid sequence is MYKIGQFSKLTGISIPTLRAWDKKEILKPEFKTQHGERRYSDAQLQSILQKKPDTLRINIGYARVSSKKQEDDLKRQIDLLELFLAKQGKPFKIISDIGSGINYSKAGLKELIKLISLNQIDKIYVLYKDRLVRFGFELIEEFAKLHSTNIEIVNQTEDKTDEEELVEDILNIIHVFSCKLNGKKSHINKKVAERLLNENYPQKE